Within the Miscanthus floridulus cultivar M001 chromosome 17, ASM1932011v1, whole genome shotgun sequence genome, the region CATATCTCTAAGGTAAGCAGTCAGTAGTGAGCTAGTCACCATGTAGACCTttttatttttgcttaataaattGCCTGTAGGAGCCTAAAACCCCTccagtttcttcaaaaaaaaagtagTGAGCTAGTGGCATAGATCCAATTCTCCATCAATAAAACAGACACATATCACCAGCTTTTGCCGTATTTTTACTACAATCAGCGTAAATGAACAAACAGGTGACACATCCACCATGAACACAAATTCAAAATTGAAAGCTTGCCCTTTTATTCTTTCAGCTTTGCCATACAACTAGTACATTTGCTGAAACAAAAAAACTACTACAAAGTATTGATGAATCATATTACATTAACTCCGCATCGGCGCGTTCCGTTATAGCTGCAAGTAGTCTTGGCATTGGGGGCATATCAAGCTCCTGGAGACCCTCGAGAACCCGAACAACATCAACCATTGTCGGCCGATCACATTCGTTGTCTTGGATGCACCAAAATGCAACTTTGCACAACCTTTCAGCCTCTTCCAAATTGAGGTCTTCTTGTAACTGTGGATCCACCAAACTCTGCAGGTCTCCCTCATGAAGCTTCCTGATGGCCTGCACCGGGAAATACACAACATGGTAACTGCTCTTGCTGAAAACTTCTGGCGTGTTCCTTTTTCCAGATATGATTTCCAGCACTACCATACCAAAGCTATAAACATCGACTTTCGGTGTGATAGGAATTCCACTAAGCCACTCTGGGGCGAGATACCCTGCTGTCCCTCTAAACGTAGTCAGGACTCTGCTAAAACCCCTCCCTACAAATGCTGCCATCCCAAAGTCTGCAATTTTCGGAGCGAATGATGCATCAAGAAGTATGTTCTCTGGCTTGATATCGCAGTGTATGATGCATTCGTGGCAACTCTGGTGCAAGTAGCACAATCCTCTAGCAACTCCAATGGCTATTTTATACCTTCTGGTCCAATTCAGGACAGTAGCGTTGCTCTGAAATAGATGGGCATCAAGGGACCCATTTACGACGTGCTCATACACGAGTAGCCTCTTGTCACCTTCGCAGCAGAAACCAATCAATTTGACTAGATTGATATGCTGGATCATTCCGATCGAGCTCACCTCAGCCCGGAATTGCTTCTCTCCTTGACGGGCATCATCAAGTCTTTTCACCGCAATAGCGGTCGAGTCACCTAACACTCCCTTGAACACAGAACCAAAACCGCCTCCTCCAAGTCTGTCACTGAAATTTTTAGTAGCACGGCATAAATCGGTGTATTTAAAGGCTATAATTCCACCACCACTATTTTGTATGCCGTGTAATGGAGCATTGCACCACCTGAATCTGTTCCTCCAGATCACAAACACTAGCATGAGCACTACTAGTCCAGAACCAATAACACTTGCAGCAATAACAACAGTTGGTGTTTTCTTGTTGGCCTTGTTCAAACTCTGAAAATCACTTTTGGCAAGGCGAAGGTAAAGAACATATTGAGAACTAATTAAATTGCTGTCGGCCTGGTCTACATTAAGCAGGTCTCCATGCCAGACAGAGCATTTACCATTGCTGTAGGAATAAGCGGTGCAATTGCAGTCGCCGAGACAAGCTTCCGCGCAATCGCTTTGTGCGGCGGCGCCTTCTATTCCCCGGGGATTATAGGGCAAGGTCACTTGAGCTATAGGGTGGAACACATCTGTCGAA harbors:
- the LOC136516890 gene encoding G-type lectin S-receptor-like serine/threonine-protein kinase At2g19130, whose product is MVPPNPLYVALAAALIFFSSLHTPAAADGDTLAAGQALAAGDKLVSRNGKFALGFFQFRQTLPGGGKGGGGAATNITVSSPGWYLGVWFNKIPVCTPVWIANRDRPITESELKVAQLRISRDGNKLIVTNNTSTDESTIWSSAVTNSTTNASSVHAVLMNTGNLALLPESQSTAAPTSSYLWQSFDYPTDVGLPGAKIGWNKVAAGKPDFSRQFVSKKSLVDPSPGSYSINIDPNGLMQLITRNDPIVRYWSWPSGRGLGELVSLLTALINMDPRTKGLLVPGYEITADEVYFTYSITNESASVFVPIDITGQLKLMLWSEAKRSWETIYAQPSDFCVTSAVCGPFTVCNGNSGSGTSSFCGCMEAFSQTSPRDWELSDLTGGCARRTPLDCKASNRSGTSSGSTDVFHPIAQVTLPYNPRGIEGAAAQSDCAEACLGDCNCTAYSYSNGKCSVWHGDLLNVDQADSNLISSQYVLYLRLAKSDFQSLNKANKKTPTVVIAASVIGSGLVVLMLVFVIWRNRFRWCNAPLHGIQNSGGGIIAFKYTDLCRATKNFSDRLGGGGFGSVFKGVLGDSTAIAVKRLDDARQGEKQFRAEVSSIGMIQHINLVKLIGFCCEGDKRLLVYEHVVNGSLDAHLFQSNATVLNWTRRYKIAIGVARGLCYLHQSCHECIIHCDIKPENILLDASFAPKIADFGMAAFVGRGFSRVLTTFRGTAGYLAPEWLSGIPITPKVDVYSFGMVVLEIISGKRNTPEVFSKSSYHVVYFPVQAIRKLHEGDLQSLVDPQLQEDLNLEEAERLCKVAFWCIQDNECDRPTMVDVVRVLEGLQELDMPPMPRLLAAITERADAELM